In Sphingomonas crocodyli, a genomic segment contains:
- a CDS encoding FliO/MopB family protein encodes MDSTIGTAISGLLGTIIALAIVLGIAWFVLKAMRQWQDRGIGRRPGEPDRQLRFIRALPVGQRERVMLIEAEGEVMLIGVATGSVRLLRNWGKEGAPLTPTDLPEGQADPGAHP; translated from the coding sequence TTGGATTCGACGATCGGCACCGCGATTTCCGGACTGCTCGGCACGATCATCGCTCTGGCGATCGTGCTGGGGATTGCGTGGTTCGTGCTGAAGGCGATGCGCCAGTGGCAGGATCGCGGGATCGGCCGGCGACCGGGCGAACCCGACCGTCAACTCCGCTTCATTCGCGCCTTGCCCGTCGGCCAGCGCGAGCGCGTGATGCTGATCGAGGCCGAGGGGGAGGTGATGCTGATCGGCGTCGCCACCGGATCGGTCCGCCTGCTTCGGAATTGGGGGAAAGAGGGGGCGCCTCTGACACCAACCGACCTGCCGGAAGGGCAGGCAGATCCGGGAGCGCACCCATGA
- the sctR gene encoding type III secretion system export apparatus subunit SctR — MDLSTFTPGSALVVVIALAIAPFFAVMVTSFTKIVVTLSLLRNALGLQQVPPNIVINGLSLILSLYVMYPVGQQMQAAVISNPAQEVGTESKLMAAMDAGKEPLRDFLLKHSDPKERTFFLKTAQRVGNPDRAAEMSEQDFVVVIPSFVVKELSLAFQIGFLIFLPFLVIDLVISNILLAMGMMMLSPTTISLPFKLLLFVLVDGWVKLSHGLVLSYV; from the coding sequence ATGGACCTGTCCACCTTCACGCCGGGCTCCGCCCTCGTCGTCGTCATCGCGCTGGCGATCGCGCCCTTCTTCGCGGTGATGGTGACGTCGTTCACCAAGATCGTCGTCACGCTGAGCCTGCTGCGCAACGCGCTGGGCCTGCAGCAGGTGCCGCCGAACATCGTCATCAATGGCCTGTCGCTGATCCTGTCGCTCTACGTCATGTATCCGGTCGGGCAGCAGATGCAGGCCGCCGTGATCAGCAATCCCGCGCAGGAGGTGGGGACCGAAAGCAAGCTGATGGCCGCGATGGATGCGGGCAAGGAGCCTTTGCGCGACTTCCTGCTCAAGCATAGCGACCCCAAGGAGCGGACCTTCTTCCTCAAGACCGCGCAGCGCGTCGGCAACCCCGATCGCGCGGCCGAGATGAGCGAGCAGGACTTCGTCGTCGTCATCCCCAGCTTCGTGGTGAAGGAACTGTCGCTGGCGTTCCAGATCGGCTTCCTGATCTTCCTGCCCTTCCTCGTCATCGATCTCGTCATCTCGAACATATTGCTGGCGATGGGGATGATGATGCTGTCACCCACGACGATATCCTTGCCGTTCAAGCTGTTGTTGTTCGTTCTGGTCGATGGCTGGGTGAAGCTCTCGCACGGCTTGGTGCTGTCCTATGTGTAG
- a CDS encoding FliM/FliN family flagellar motor switch protein, with protein MNARPSSIRQRLPALRRDHAEAQTGLIAALNNREIDDLRISARMAGGRDLRAATVWIRFDTRIGSLLVAPLLVDNQLARMTNGEGAPDGIASAATLGRIENLVAAAERIFALELHPAGLVTDLEGDLVIIRLDALDRSGTLRHRLLIATPPGVEIEPLPLPIDLPPLIGGLALRWTARIDALPIAAARLSTIGRGDFILLGLGPLVARLYLPGRNDRATATIELKKGFATLGNDPQQGNANVSDRTYMTDADAPGTPSGAGDWASIRVATTIEFDGNGLTAAEMATLGKGSVLPLPIAGGTLPVRVIAGGAVIADGELVAVGEGYGVLVTAVRAGDAG; from the coding sequence ATGAACGCCCGACCATCGTCGATCCGACAACGCCTGCCCGCCTTGCGCCGCGACCATGCCGAGGCGCAAACCGGCCTGATCGCCGCGCTCAACAATCGCGAGATCGACGATCTGCGCATTTCGGCGCGGATGGCGGGCGGGCGCGATCTGCGCGCGGCGACGGTGTGGATCCGCTTCGACACGCGGATCGGATCTCTGCTGGTCGCCCCGCTGCTGGTCGACAACCAGCTCGCCCGGATGACGAATGGGGAGGGGGCGCCCGACGGGATCGCATCCGCCGCGACGCTCGGCCGGATCGAAAATCTGGTGGCGGCGGCCGAACGGATCTTCGCGCTGGAACTGCACCCGGCGGGCCTCGTCACCGATCTTGAGGGCGATCTGGTGATCATCCGGCTCGACGCGCTCGATCGATCGGGCACGCTGCGCCACCGCCTGCTGATCGCGACGCCACCGGGTGTCGAGATCGAGCCGCTGCCGCTGCCGATCGATCTGCCGCCGCTGATCGGCGGGCTCGCGCTGCGATGGACCGCGCGGATCGATGCGCTGCCGATCGCCGCCGCACGGCTGAGCACGATCGGGCGCGGCGACTTCATTCTGTTGGGGCTCGGGCCGCTTGTCGCCCGGCTCTACCTTCCGGGGAGAAACGATCGCGCGACCGCGACGATCGAATTGAAAAAGGGGTTCGCAACCTTGGGAAATGACCCACAGCAGGGGAATGCCAACGTGTCTGACCGGACCTACATGACCGATGCCGATGCGCCCGGCACGCCGTCTGGCGCGGGCGACTGGGCCAGCATCCGCGTAGCCACCACGATCGAGTTCGACGGCAACGGGCTGACCGCAGCCGAGATGGCGACATTGGGCAAGGGCAGCGTGCTGCCGCTGCCCATTGCGGGCGGGACATTGCCCGTGCGCGTCATCGCGGGCGGCGCCGTGATCGCCGATGGCGAACTGGTCGCGGTGGGGGAGGGCTATGGCGTCCTCGTCACCGCCGTTCGGGCCGGCGATGCGGGCTGA
- the sctS gene encoding type III secretion system export apparatus subunit SctS, with product MNGDFVALTNDALWLVLILSAPPIIVASVAGLLVAIVQAATQIQEQTLQYTVKFFAIVVTLFITASLLASSLYRFSDRVFTEFPAMIRR from the coding sequence ATGAACGGCGATTTCGTCGCGCTGACCAACGATGCGCTCTGGCTGGTGCTGATCCTGTCGGCGCCGCCGATCATCGTCGCGTCGGTCGCGGGCCTGTTGGTCGCGATCGTCCAGGCGGCGACGCAGATCCAGGAACAGACGCTGCAATATACGGTGAAGTTTTTCGCGATCGTGGTGACGTTGTTCATCACCGCGTCGCTGCTCGCATCGTCACTCTATCGGTTCAGCGATCGGGTGTTCACTGAATTTCCGGCAATGATCCGCCGATGA
- the sctT gene encoding type III secretion system export apparatus subunit SctT — protein sequence MNGWADQVLLLGVSTARIAVAFLMLPMFASETVPPLVRNSIFISLGLVSLSLQPPLDIATIGAERWAGIFAKEAFVGLVIGFFFGSVLWALEAAGQIIDTKVGATMAQIVDPLSGHQTSLNGAFLGRLANLVFIFSGGLSLVVRVIIESYAIWPIAAPMPTLDPRGVMLFEAEFGRLMVLATLFAAPVLTVLFLIDAGLGLMNRFAQQLNVFTMSMSIKALAATAVILLLLGSYVGAIVRDIASRPAVLIELMKAFDP from the coding sequence ATGAATGGATGGGCCGATCAGGTTCTGTTGCTTGGCGTGTCGACCGCGCGGATCGCGGTGGCGTTCCTGATGCTGCCGATGTTCGCGAGCGAGACGGTGCCCCCGCTCGTCCGCAATTCGATCTTCATTTCGCTCGGTCTCGTCAGCCTGTCGCTCCAGCCGCCGCTCGATATCGCGACGATCGGGGCGGAACGCTGGGCGGGCATCTTCGCGAAGGAGGCTTTCGTCGGCCTGGTCATTGGGTTCTTCTTCGGATCGGTGCTGTGGGCGTTGGAAGCCGCCGGGCAGATCATCGATACCAAGGTGGGGGCGACGATGGCGCAGATCGTCGATCCGCTGTCGGGGCATCAGACCTCGCTCAACGGCGCGTTCCTCGGGCGGCTCGCGAACCTGGTCTTCATCTTTTCGGGTGGGTTGTCGCTGGTCGTGCGCGTGATCATCGAAAGCTATGCGATCTGGCCGATCGCCGCGCCGATGCCGACGCTCGATCCGCGCGGCGTGATGCTGTTCGAGGCGGAGTTCGGACGGCTGATGGTGCTGGCCACTTTGTTCGCGGCGCCGGTGCTGACGGTGCTGTTCCTGATCGACGCGGGGTTGGGCCTGATGAACCGCTTCGCGCAGCAGCTGAACGTCTTCACGATGTCGATGTCGATCAAGGCGCTTGCCGCGACGGCGGTGATCCTGCTGCTGCTCGGTAGCTATGTCGGCGCGATCGTGCGCGACATCGCCAGCCGACCGGCGGTGCTGATCGAACTGATGAAGGCGTTCGATCCATGA
- a CDS encoding helix-turn-helix transcriptional regulator, translating into MSAAAEPVPPAMAEDERLAAIADLLRKADALPGAPSPVALGEHIVEAARVPKRHREALLKLTPMELTVIRFLGWGRSNGDIATLLLIAENTVRVHLSNVCRKLELDGMRELAALAGLLFYPAD; encoded by the coding sequence ATGAGCGCCGCGGCCGAACCCGTTCCGCCTGCGATGGCCGAGGACGAACGCCTCGCCGCGATCGCCGATCTGCTGCGTAAGGCGGATGCGCTGCCCGGCGCACCATCCCCGGTGGCGCTGGGCGAGCATATCGTCGAGGCCGCGCGCGTGCCCAAGCGGCATCGCGAAGCCCTGCTCAAGCTCACGCCGATGGAACTGACCGTGATCCGCTTCCTCGGCTGGGGCCGATCGAACGGCGATATCGCGACCCTGCTGCTGATCGCGGAAAATACGGTGCGCGTTCACCTGTCCAACGTGTGCCGAAAGCTCGAACTCGACGGGATGCGCGAACTCGCGGCGCTGGCTGGCTTGCTGTTTTATCCGGCCGACTAA